GATCATGGCAGCTCTCATGATCTCCTTATCAAGGTCCTCTTCATCCACTATTTTGAGATTGACAGGTATTTCCGAAAACATGTCCTGACCTCCGTGTTCACTTTGAGAGTTCTTCGTTGACCTCTTCCTCACCGGCCTTGAGCTCTTCTTCCTGTTGCTTATCTTCCCTCAATAAAAGGGTCTGGAACTCCCCCACATGGGTCTTCTCTTCCAGCGCAACATCCAGAAGCACTCTTTTGACCTCGTCATTTTCGGTCATTTCAGCCATCTGTTCATAAAGGTTGATGGCATCGAGTTCGGCAACTATTGCGGCCCTTAATATCTCTTTGTTGATGTCTTCGGGTTTGACCTTGTCTATATCCGTTGGTATCTTTGACAGCATGGTTTAGTTTCCTCCATTCTTAATTGATATATAGCAGCCGCTAGCGGACAATATATCTAATAGATAGGGCTGCTTGATTCACTCCTATATTTTCAAGGAACACGAATGTATTTATAAATATCGAAGAGGTTTATCCTGATTTTTTAGAGAGAAAAAGCAAATACATGGCTTTGAAATAAACATATCTGCATTGAATCTCTAAAAGTACAGGGTACTGAAAATCGGACAGAAAAGAA
The window above is part of the Methanolobus zinderi genome. Proteins encoded here:
- a CDS encoding ferritin family protein, which translates into the protein MLSKIPTDIDKVKPEDINKEILRAAIVAELDAINLYEQMAEMTENDEVKRVLLDVALEEKTHVGEFQTLLLREDKQQEEELKAGEEEVNEELSK